One window of the Longimicrobium sp. genome contains the following:
- a CDS encoding Uma2 family endonuclease — MSPLVQPVYTPDEYLRLERSAGHRSEFVNGRIYAMGGASHAHNLIVFNLAREIGAQLRGRPCEAYVNDMRVKVRQTGIYAYPDLVALCEEPRFEDGDFDTLLNPTVIIEVLSESTEKYDRGEKFAHYRRLDSLREYILVSQDRQRAEKYVRDGEGWVLTEVSGAEASLTIETLGCTIALAEIYERVEFSAPADRERP, encoded by the coding sequence ATGTCTCCGCTCGTGCAGCCGGTTTACACTCCCGACGAATACCTGCGCCTTGAAAGGTCCGCCGGTCACCGGAGCGAGTTCGTGAACGGCCGGATCTACGCCATGGGAGGCGCGAGCCACGCGCACAACCTCATCGTCTTCAATCTCGCCCGGGAGATCGGGGCGCAGCTTCGCGGCCGCCCATGCGAGGCGTACGTCAACGACATGCGGGTGAAGGTCCGGCAGACCGGGATCTACGCCTATCCGGATCTGGTCGCGCTCTGCGAAGAGCCGCGGTTCGAGGATGGCGATTTCGACACGCTGCTGAATCCGACGGTGATCATCGAAGTGCTCTCCGAATCCACGGAGAAATACGACCGTGGCGAGAAGTTCGCGCACTATCGCCGGCTGGACTCGCTTCGCGAATACATCCTGGTTTCGCAGGACCGGCAACGCGCGGAGAAGTACGTTCGCGACGGCGAGGGCTGGGTGCTGACGGAGGTGAGCGGTGCCGAGGCGTCGCTCACGATCGAGACGCTCGGCTGCACCATTGCGCTCGCCGAAATCTACGAGCGGGTCGAGTTTTCCGCGCCGGCCGATCGGGAACGCCCCTGA
- a CDS encoding GNAT family N-acetyltransferase has product MQAPVEVRRFEARDLDALAAAFAPWPKPRELFERYLAEQGEDRRVVLVAWREMRVCGYVAVVWTPTYPRFRDEGIPEIQDLNVLPAFCRQGVGNRLLDEAERVAAARSPVVGIGVGLYDDYGAAQRIYVRRGYVPDGLGASYRDRIVRGGETVVMDDDLVLHFTRRPG; this is encoded by the coding sequence ATGCAGGCTCCCGTCGAGGTTCGCAGGTTCGAGGCGCGCGACCTCGATGCGCTTGCGGCGGCGTTCGCGCCGTGGCCCAAGCCGCGGGAGCTGTTCGAGCGCTATCTCGCGGAGCAGGGCGAGGACCGGCGGGTCGTCCTGGTCGCATGGCGGGAGATGCGGGTCTGCGGGTACGTGGCCGTCGTGTGGACGCCCACCTATCCGCGATTCCGGGACGAGGGAATTCCGGAGATCCAGGACCTGAACGTCCTTCCCGCCTTCTGCCGGCAGGGCGTGGGAAACCGGCTGCTGGACGAGGCCGAGCGCGTGGCGGCCGCGCGCTCGCCGGTGGTGGGGATCGGGGTGGGGCTGTACGACGACTACGGCGCGGCCCAGCGGATCTATGTGCGGCGGGGCTACGTCCCCGACGGGCTGGGCGCCAGCTACCGCGACCGCATTGTCCGCGGCGGCGAGACCGTGGTGATGGACGACGACCTGGTCCTGCACTTCACCAGGCGTCCTGGATGA